One window of candidate division KSB1 bacterium genomic DNA carries:
- a CDS encoding DUF3467 domain-containing protein produces MSADPKPQQINIQLDEKIAEGIYSNLALISHSPAEFFIDFARMVPGAPKATVQSRIIMTPSHMKFLMNAIKENIERYEKQFGEIKLHGQPQPGGGGFGFKPGGEGQ; encoded by the coding sequence ATGTCTGCCGACCCGAAACCACAGCAAATCAATATTCAGTTAGACGAGAAGATCGCCGAGGGGATCTACTCCAACCTCGCTTTGATCTCCCACAGCCCGGCTGAGTTCTTTATCGACTTCGCCCGCATGGTACCCGGCGCGCCCAAGGCCACTGTCCAGTCGCGGATTATCATGACTCCGTCGCACATGAAGTTCCTAATGAATGCGATCAAGGAGAATATCGAGCGATACGAGAAGCAGTTTGGCGAGATTAAGCTGCACGGTCAGCCGCAGCCCGGCGGCGGCGGCTTCGGCTTCAAACCCGGCGGCGAAGGCCAGTAG